In Epilithonimonas zeae, a single window of DNA contains:
- a CDS encoding peptidoglycan D,D-transpeptidase FtsI family protein, with product MKSQYLRIILALSIIALIFIARLSYLQLFTDRYALNAANTSIKIEYVIPPRGVIFDRNGKILVGNQPAFEISYTAALLKPDFDTLGFCKLLNISKPDFIKTMKNIEKEKYYSKLTPMTFMKNLSREDMARIQELIFKYPAFSIVPRPQRQYEINTSGNLLGYTNQVNDNDIKKDSLYYLPGDIVGKSGIEKAYEKELRGEKGMKYIQKDIRQRSIGSYKNGELDKEVVTGKDLTLTIDYDLQRMAEEMLVNKHGAVVALDPNNGEILTMATGPDIDPNLFTGPNKSRNLYRLANDTIFENKPTFDRSVQAAYPPGSTFKLLTALAAMEMGVMDDKTIFPCGRGFFYRGKSIKGHGGADPLIPSIQVSSNCYFTYAYISIIKKYPGNPSKGVDEWKKIINSFGVGEFLNNDLAVGAKGRIPSGEFYEKRMKSIYKASGSKRTDYKNWDEMPTGAIYNGMGQGDVLLTPMQMANFVAAIANKGWYYTPHVVKSIDGKPNPDPRFKKKHMTLVQNPHFYNVVLQGMEAVMLRGTGRSLMSKDFTQLAKTGTAQVPQGKDNSIFVLIAPADKPKIVVAAVMEHAGFGATWAGPACTTIAEKYITGELKREHLYKKMITSSFMPEYKRQYVADMKRKGWYKEPPKDSIQLKKIKDSLKAIQDKKLKKDSSKVKPLKSKV from the coding sequence ATGAAATCACAATACCTCAGAATCATTCTAGCGCTTTCTATTATTGCATTAATTTTTATTGCAAGGCTTTCTTATTTGCAGCTATTCACAGATAGATATGCGCTTAATGCAGCCAATACTTCCATTAAAATTGAATATGTCATTCCTCCAAGAGGTGTTATTTTTGATAGAAATGGAAAAATACTTGTAGGAAATCAACCAGCATTTGAAATTTCATACACTGCAGCACTTTTAAAACCTGATTTCGATACGCTTGGTTTTTGCAAATTATTGAATATTTCCAAACCCGATTTCATCAAAACGATGAAAAATATTGAGAAAGAGAAATATTATTCTAAGCTGACACCAATGACTTTTATGAAAAATCTAAGTCGTGAAGATATGGCAAGGATTCAGGAATTGATTTTCAAATATCCGGCGTTTTCAATTGTTCCTCGTCCGCAAAGACAATATGAAATCAATACTTCAGGAAACCTTTTGGGTTATACTAATCAGGTGAATGATAATGATATTAAGAAAGATTCATTGTATTATTTACCTGGAGATATTGTAGGAAAAAGCGGCATCGAGAAAGCTTACGAAAAAGAACTTCGAGGCGAAAAAGGAATGAAATATATCCAAAAAGATATTCGCCAAAGAAGTATCGGTTCTTATAAAAACGGAGAGCTCGACAAAGAAGTTGTAACTGGAAAAGATTTAACTTTAACCATTGATTACGATTTGCAGAGAATGGCGGAGGAAATGTTGGTTAATAAACACGGAGCAGTTGTAGCCCTTGACCCAAATAATGGCGAAATCTTGACAATGGCAACCGGGCCAGACATCGACCCGAATCTTTTCACCGGACCAAACAAATCAAGAAATCTCTATAGATTAGCCAACGATACGATTTTCGAAAACAAACCTACGTTTGACCGTTCCGTTCAGGCGGCTTATCCTCCAGGATCTACTTTCAAACTACTGACCGCTTTGGCTGCAATGGAAATGGGTGTGATGGATGATAAAACCATTTTCCCTTGTGGAAGAGGATTTTTCTATCGTGGGAAAAGCATCAAAGGCCACGGTGGAGCAGACCCGCTGATTCCATCGATTCAGGTTTCTAGTAACTGTTATTTCACTTATGCTTATATCTCAATCATAAAAAAATACCCAGGAAACCCATCAAAAGGTGTTGATGAATGGAAAAAGATCATCAATAGCTTTGGTGTTGGAGAATTCCTTAATAATGATTTGGCTGTTGGAGCAAAAGGTAGAATTCCTTCCGGAGAATTCTATGAAAAGAGAATGAAATCCATTTATAAAGCAAGTGGTTCTAAACGGACTGATTATAAAAACTGGGACGAGATGCCAACCGGAGCTATATATAATGGTATGGGACAAGGCGATGTGCTTTTAACACCAATGCAAATGGCCAATTTTGTTGCTGCTATTGCAAACAAGGGTTGGTACTATACGCCTCACGTTGTTAAGTCTATTGATGGAAAACCAAATCCAGATCCAAGATTCAAGAAAAAGCATATGACTTTGGTTCAGAATCCTCATTTCTACAATGTCGTTCTACAAGGAATGGAAGCGGTAATGTTGAGAGGAACGGGAAGAAGTCTAATGTCTAAAGATTTTACCCAATTGGCAAAAACAGGAACGGCGCAGGTTCCCCAAGGGAAAGATAATTCGATTTTTGTATTGATTGCTCCGGCTGATAAACCGAAAATTGTGGTTGCAGCTGTAATGGAACACGCAGGATTTGGTGCTACTTGGGCTGGTCCGGCTTGTACAACGATTGCTGAAAAATATATCACGGGAGAACTGAAAAGAGAACATCTCTACAAGAAAATGATTACCTCTAGTTTTATGCCGGAGTATAAACGACAGTATGTTGCCGATATGAAGCGAAAAGGCTGGTACAAAGAACCGCCAAAAGATTCTATTCAGTTGAAAAAAATTAAAGATAGTCTGAAGGCAATTCAGGACAAAAAATTAAAGAAAGACAGTTCCAAAGTTAAACCTCTAAAATCCAAAGTATAA
- the mreC gene encoding rod shape-determining protein MreC: MGALLRFFSKNALFVFFIFLQLVAIVLIFSKNAMQQSFLAAKTAAFNSWVSGYIDEGTSYLKLKQINEDLVVQNKALMKELYGKEKLDKPVFRRVYDTIGGGQIYTFVDGEVVYNTINRKDNYFTINRGRLQGVSSKMGVIAPRGIAGIVINTTDNYSLVQSVLSTNKIKISASLKKSGYFGTLSWKGDDTRTMTLSDIPKYVPLKVGDTVVTDGKSSIFPAGILVGTVAGYQVDSKTGFWDVSVELSEKIGKLSTVYVVRNLKKSEVQKIDDTLKAQIKKDGQ; the protein is encoded by the coding sequence ATGGGTGCTTTGCTGAGATTTTTTTCCAAGAATGCATTATTTGTGTTCTTCATATTCCTGCAATTGGTTGCAATTGTACTGATATTCAGCAAAAACGCTATGCAGCAAAGTTTCCTGGCAGCAAAAACGGCGGCTTTCAATTCTTGGGTTTCCGGTTATATCGATGAGGGAACTTCTTACTTGAAATTAAAACAAATCAATGAAGACCTTGTTGTTCAGAATAAAGCTTTGATGAAAGAACTTTACGGAAAAGAAAAGTTGGATAAACCTGTTTTCCGAAGAGTTTATGATACAATCGGAGGCGGACAGATTTATACTTTTGTTGACGGCGAAGTTGTTTACAATACTATAAACAGAAAAGATAATTATTTCACAATTAACAGAGGGCGTCTGCAAGGCGTAAGTTCTAAAATGGGTGTTATTGCGCCTCGAGGAATTGCCGGAATCGTTATCAATACAACAGATAATTATTCTTTGGTTCAATCTGTTTTGAGTACCAATAAAATCAAAATCAGCGCATCGCTTAAAAAGTCAGGATATTTCGGGACACTTTCCTGGAAAGGAGATGATACCAGAACGATGACGCTTTCTGATATCCCGAAATATGTTCCGCTAAAAGTTGGAGATACGGTTGTAACAGACGGAAAATCTTCAATCTTTCCTGCAGGGATTTTGGTGGGAACAGTTGCCGGTTATCAGGTTGACAGCAAGACAGGATTCTGGGACGTTTCTGTAGAACTTAGCGAGAAAATCGGAAAACTGAGTACGGTTTATGTTGTAAGAAATCTTAAAAAATCGGAGGTTCAGAAAATAGATGATACGTTAAAGGCTCAAATTAAAAAAGATGGTCAGTAG
- a CDS encoding rod shape-determining protein — translation MGILDMFTQEIAIDLGTANTLIIHNNKIVVDQPSIVAIERSSGKPIAVGEQAKHMQGKTHEDIKTVRPLKDGVIADFHASEHMIKEFIKQIPGIKGKLFQPALRIVICIPSGITEVEKRAVRDSAQKVNAKEVRLIYEPMAAAIGVGIDVQKPEGNMIIDIGGGTTEIAVVALGGIVCDKSVKIAGDVFTNDIAYYLRTHHNLYIGERTAERIKLEVGSAVEELDVPIDDIPVQGRDLITGKPKEIMVNYKEIAKALDKSIIRIEDAVMETLSLTPPELAADIYKTGIYLAGGGALLRGLADRLHRKTGLPVFVAEDPLRAVVRGTGIALKNMDKFNFLIK, via the coding sequence ATGGGTATATTGGATATGTTTACGCAAGAAATTGCGATTGACTTAGGGACTGCGAACACGCTTATTATTCACAATAACAAAATCGTTGTGGATCAGCCTTCTATCGTTGCGATAGAGCGTTCTTCTGGTAAGCCGATTGCCGTTGGGGAGCAAGCAAAACATATGCAAGGGAAGACTCACGAGGATATCAAAACTGTTCGTCCTTTGAAGGATGGGGTTATTGCAGATTTCCACGCTTCAGAACATATGATTAAGGAATTTATCAAACAAATTCCGGGCATCAAAGGGAAACTTTTCCAACCGGCACTTAGAATCGTGATTTGTATTCCTTCAGGTATTACTGAAGTTGAGAAAAGAGCGGTAAGAGATTCTGCTCAAAAAGTGAATGCGAAAGAAGTCCGTTTGATTTATGAACCAATGGCTGCTGCAATAGGAGTTGGGATTGATGTTCAAAAACCAGAAGGTAATATGATTATCGATATAGGTGGAGGTACAACGGAGATTGCTGTAGTTGCACTTGGTGGAATTGTTTGTGATAAATCTGTGAAAATTGCTGGTGATGTTTTCACCAATGATATTGCTTATTACTTAAGAACGCACCATAATTTATATATCGGAGAAAGAACGGCTGAGAGAATCAAATTGGAAGTTGGGTCGGCTGTTGAAGAGCTGGATGTTCCAATTGATGATATACCTGTACAAGGTAGAGATTTGATTACTGGGAAACCAAAAGAGATTATGGTTAATTATAAAGAAATTGCTAAAGCTCTGGATAAATCGATTATCAGAATCGAGGATGCAGTTATGGAAACTTTATCTTTAACTCCTCCTGAATTGGCCGCGGATATCTACAAAACCGGAATTTATCTTGCTGGTGGTGGCGCTCTTTTGAGAGGTTTGGCAGACAGGCTTCACAGAAAAACCGGACTTCCTGTTTTCGTGGCAGAAGACCCATTGAGAGCGGTTGTAAGAGGAACAGGGATTGCTCTTAAAAATATGGATAAATTCAATTTCCTTATCAAATAA